The genomic DNA AGTTCTGTTCTCCAAGGCTTTGCTCAGGGTGGTTTTATCTGTATACTCCAAAAATCCCCCTACTGGTATGCCCCTTGCGATACGGGTAAGCTTGATATTAAGCGGTTTCAGCATATTGATAATATATGCCGCCGTTGCCTCGCCCTCCGTATTAGGATTAGTGGCTAAAATTATTTCTTTAATTCCGCTTGCCGCTCTTTCCTTAAGCGAGGCTATGTTAATATCATCAGGGCCAACTCCATCAAGAGGCGAAAGAGCGCCGTTGAGCACATGATAAATCCCTTTGTACTCTCCAGCATTTTCAATCACTAACACATCGGATGGTTCCTCAACCACACATATCAGGGAACTCTCTCGTTTGGAGTTGG from Candidatus Zixiibacteriota bacterium includes the following:
- the recR gene encoding recombination protein RecR, translated to MANILDDLIDKLTILPGIGKKSASRIAFFILKLPLSKVEEFANAIIKAKKILKPCRLCGNLAEGDICHICSNSKRESSLICVVEEPSDVLVIENAGEYKGIYHVLNGALSPLDGVGPDDINIASLKERAASGIKEIILATNPNTEGEATAAYIINMLKPLNIKLTRIARGIPVGGFLEYTDKTTLSKALENRTDIV